From Chryseobacterium sp. H1D6B, a single genomic window includes:
- the ribB gene encoding 3,4-dihydroxy-2-butanone-4-phosphate synthase encodes MSDIKLNTIPEAIEDLKNGKIIIVVDDENRENEGDFLCAAELTTPEIINFMAVHGRGLICMPLPEKRCDELGLDIMVSRSSDPKETAFTVSVDLLGNGTSTGISAGDRAKTILALMDEKSKPTDFMRPGHIFPLRAKKGGVLKRAGHTEAAIDLTQLSGLKEGGVICEIMNEDGTMSRLPDLYAFAQKHDMKIVSIEDLIHYQLKKGNLIDRIEERKVKTYYGEFDFYAFRETSNEQIHFALTKGTWTVDEPVLVRVQSSDSYFDVLTRLNNGEKPLLEKVTSMINEAGKGVVIFINNVSNSENTLKKLQQFLDYQDGQEQRPTLAYNYRDYGIGTQILKNLGINKFKVITQNPDVRPQVGGYDVEVTELVQL; translated from the coding sequence ATGTCTGATATTAAATTAAATACTATTCCAGAGGCTATTGAAGACCTTAAAAATGGTAAAATAATCATAGTAGTAGATGATGAAAACAGAGAAAACGAAGGTGATTTTCTTTGCGCTGCTGAACTTACGACTCCAGAAATCATAAACTTTATGGCCGTTCACGGAAGAGGGCTTATCTGTATGCCGCTTCCTGAAAAAAGATGTGATGAATTAGGCTTAGATATTATGGTGAGCCGAAGCAGCGATCCTAAAGAAACTGCTTTCACAGTATCTGTTGACCTTTTAGGAAATGGTACCTCTACAGGTATTTCTGCAGGAGACAGAGCAAAGACGATCTTAGCTTTGATGGATGAAAAATCAAAACCTACAGATTTCATGAGACCCGGCCACATTTTCCCGCTTCGTGCAAAAAAAGGAGGTGTATTGAAAAGAGCAGGTCATACTGAGGCGGCGATCGATCTTACTCAGTTATCAGGATTGAAAGAAGGCGGTGTTATCTGTGAGATCATGAATGAAGACGGAACCATGTCCCGTTTACCGGATTTGTATGCTTTCGCTCAGAAACATGATATGAAAATTGTTTCTATTGAAGACTTAATTCATTATCAGCTTAAAAAAGGAAATCTTATCGATAGAATCGAAGAAAGAAAAGTGAAAACCTATTATGGAGAATTTGACTTCTATGCTTTCAGAGAAACTTCGAATGAACAGATTCATTTTGCTTTAACAAAAGGAACCTGGACTGTTGATGAACCTGTTTTAGTAAGAGTTCAGTCTTCTGATTCTTATTTTGATGTTTTGACCAGATTAAACAATGGTGAAAAACCTTTATTGGAGAAAGTAACGAGTATGATCAATGAAGCAGGAAAAGGAGTAGTTATTTTCATTAATAACGTTTCTAATTCTGAGAATACATTGAAAAAATTGCAGCAGTTTTTAGACTATCAAGACGGTCAGGAGCAGCGTCCTACTTTAGCTTATAATTATAGAGATTATGGGATTGGAACTCAGATTTTAAAAAACTTAGGAATTAATAAATTCAAAGTAATTACTCAGAATCCTGATGTAAGACCTCAAGTTGGAGGATATGATGTAGAAGTAACCGAATTGGTTCAATTATAA